The following proteins come from a genomic window of Nicotiana tomentosiformis chromosome 12, ASM39032v3, whole genome shotgun sequence:
- the LOC104115480 gene encoding wall-associated receptor kinase 2-like, with translation MVPNLALDLITLMVLICFSLSFSAMLPRIAKTNCNESCGNVSIPFPFGMTQDCYLDPQFLVTCNYSFQPPKPFLGNSTIEIADISLAGQLKVLKFISRDCYHDGVSANNKKPILTLSSLLSVNYTANKFIAVGCDTYAIVQGYYNINDSYITGCMSMCNSIEDVANDGECSGVGCCQTSIPKGAWNVKITLSSYYNYTRVKGRPSDRCSFAFIVEEAAFKFSKNYLSSLQRKKKLPLVLDWVIGRQTCEMAKRNSTTYACKSNNSECYDNSNGYRCFCMQGYDGNPNLVDGCQDIDECVDRKPDYRCAKDAICKNTEGNYTCTCPPNFSGNGTECNRDNPLRKVHDILVIGVTVGVAFLVIIVCGWSYTGFQRKKMLMMKKKFFQENGGLILQQRLTGQEGASNTVKIFTAEELKRATNDFDGDRVIGQGGFGTVYKGYLKDNCIIAIKKSKVINRDQIEQFINEVIVLSQINHRNVVKLLGCCLETEVPLLVYEFINNGTLSEHLHDKVKASTLSLDIRLRVAAETAGVLSYLHSAAYPPIIHRDIKSVNILLDKNYTAKVSDFGASRLVPADQTELSTLVQGTLGYLDPEYLQTSQLTEKSDVYSFGVVLVELLTGRKALCFDRPEEERSLALYFISSVEKGHLFDILDDNIVFDERNTATGQLKKVTMLAERCLNIKGEDRPSMKEVAAELEAASRLKQHSWLQTDQNSEEIESLLHGTEGLGFGYKYSEHNSIHIDSIMSHITLPAPGGR, from the exons ATGGTTCCTAATTTAGCACTTGATCTTATCACATTAATGGTGCTAATTTGCTTTTCACTATCTTTTTCTGCTATGCTACCAAGAATTGCCAAAACTAACTGCAATGAAAGTTGTGGCAATGTCAGCATCCCTTTCCCATTTGGGATGACCCAAGATTGCTATCTAGACCCTCAGTTCCTTGTCACTTGTAATTACTCTTTTCAACCTCCCAAGCCTTTTTTAGGAAATAGCACTATTGAAATCGCAGACATATCTCTAGCTGGGCAACTTAAGGTCTTAAAGTTCATATCCCGAGATTGTTATCATGATGGGGTAAGTGCGAACAACAAGAAGCCAATTTTAACATTATCATCATTGTTATCTGTGAACTACACCGCGAATAAGTTCATCGCAGTTGGCTGTGACACATATGCTATTGTTCAGGGTTATTATAACATCAATGACTCCTACATAACAGGATGCATGTCCATGTGTAATAGTATTGAGGATGTTGCTAATGATGGTGAGTGTTCTGGTGTTGGTTGTTGCCAGACATCCATCCCTAAGGGAGCATGGAACGTCAAGATAACACTAAGCAGCTATTATAATTATACTCGTGTGAAAGGCAGGCCTAGTGATAGATGCAGCTTTGCTTTTATAGTTGAAGAAGCTGCTTTTAAATTTTCTAAGAATTACCTTAGCAGTTTGCAGAGAAAAAAGAAGCTTCCTCTTGTGCTAGATTGGGTAATTGGTAGACAAACATGCGAAATGGCTAAGAGAAACTCGACAACATATGCATGTAAGAGTAACAACAGTGAGTGTTATGATAATTCAAATGGATATCGTTGTTTCTGCATGCAAGGATATGATGGTAATCCAAACTTGGTAGATGGCTGCCAAG ATATTGACGAATGTGTAGATCGAAAACCAGATTATAGGTGTGCCAAAGATGCCATTTGCAAGAATACAGAAGGGAACTATACATGCACGTGCCCTCCAAATTTCAGTGGCAATGGTACTGAATGCAATCGTGACAATCCTCTGAGAAAAGTTCATGATATTCTTGTTATAG GTGTTACAGTAGGAGTTGCTTTTCTGGTTATTATAGTCTGTGGTTGGTCATACACTGGATTCCAAAGGAAAAAGATGTTAATGATGAAGAAGAAGTTTTTCCAAGAAAACGGTGGATTAATTCTACAGCAACGACTCACAGGGCAAGAGGGAGCAAGTAATACAGTAAAGATTTTCACAGCCGAAGAGCTAAAAAGGGCCACTAATGACTTTGACGGAGATAGAGTTATTGGTCAAGGAGGTTTTGGAACTGTATACAAAGGATATCTGAAAGATAATTGCATCATTGCTATCAAGAAATCTAAGGTAATAAATCGCGATCAGATTGAGCAATTCATAAATGAAGTCATTGTCCTCTCCCAAATCAATCATAGAAATGTGGTTAAGCTCTTAGGTTGTTGCCTAGAGACAGAAGTTCCGCTATTGGTGTATGAATTTATCAACAATGGAACACTTTCTGAACATTTACATGATAAAGTGAAGGCCTCTACTCTTTCTTTGGACATTCGTCTGAGAGTAGCTGCAGAAACCGCTGGAGTACTTTCATACTTGCACTCAGCTGCTTACCCTCCAATCATCCATAGAGATATCAAGTCTGTCAACATTCTTTTAGATAAAAACTACACGGCCAAAGTGTCCGATTTTGGAGCATCCAGGTTGGTTCCTGCTGATCAAACAGAGCTATCTACATTGGTTCAAGGAACTCTAGGATATCTAGATCCTGAATACTTGCAAACAAGTCAATTAACTGAAAAAAGTGATGTATACAGTTTCGGAGTAGTGCTTGTAGAACTCCTAACTGGTAGAAAGGCTCTATGTTTTGATAGACCAGAGGAAGAGAGGAGTCTAGCTCTATATTTCATATCTTCAGTGGAGAAGGGTCATTTGTTCGATATTCTAGACGACAATATAGTCTTTGATGAGAGAAATACAGCCACAGGGCAATTGAAAAAAGTTACTATGCTTGCAGAGAGGTGCTTAAATATTAAAGGGGAAGATAGACCTTCAATGAAGGAAGTCGCAGCAGAACTGGAAGCTGCATCAAGATTGAAGCAGCACTCGTGGCTTCAAACCGATCAAAATTCAGAGGAGATAGAGTCCTTACTACACGGTACTGAGGGATTGGGATTCGGCTACAAATACAGTGAACACAACAGTATCCATATTGATAGCATAATGAGCCATATAACTTTACCAGCACCTGGAGGAAGGTGA
- the LOC138903078 gene encoding uncharacterized protein, protein MPEISYRPPVVQGLSSGYSGHQGSSSAYFSAMPKSLYRPHAIQGSSGGYSSHQGQTLRQQITASRGCFECGDLSHEQRFCPRLQGKAVHQGQQPMISAPVAVPAARPPRWQRKVGKVRPRGGGQVGRGHPCGTPAIFYAFLSRPYVVASDAVITGIISVCGRDASVLFDPGSTYLYVSSLLAHFLDIPHESLDTPVYVSTHAGNSIILDRIYRSCVVTFYGYDTRADLLLLDMTDFKVILVMDWLSSYHAILDCHAKTVTLAMPELQRLEWKGSSVSRSSRVISFMKARHMVGKDCLDYLAYVRDTTAESPMIDSVPVV, encoded by the coding sequence ATGCCGGAGATTTCTTACCGACCGCCAGTTGTTCAGGGTCTTTCCAGTGGGTACTCCGGtcatcagggttcttctagtgcttACTTCAGTGCCATGCCAAAGAGTTTATATCGCCCACatgctattcagggttcttccggtgggtattcaagccatcagggtcagactttaaGGCAACAGATCACCGCGTCGAGAGgctgttttgagtgcggggatcttaGTCATGAGCAGAGATTTTGCCCTAGGCTTCAAGGCAAGGCAGTGCATCAGGGCCAGCAGCCCATGATTTCAGCTCCAGTAGCCGTACCAGCCGCCCGGCCGCCCAGATGGCAAAGGAAGGTGGGTAAAGTTCgtcccagaggtggaggtcaagtaGGCAGAGGCCATCCATGTGGCACTCCAGCCATATTTTATGCTTTTCTGTCCAGACCATatgtagtggcctcagatgccgtgatcacaggtattatctctgtctgcggtagggatgcttcagtattatttgatccaggatctacctatttGTATGTGTCATCCCTGTtagctcattttctggatattcctcatgagtccttggatactcctgtttatgtgtccactcatgcgGGCAATtctattattctggatcggatctatcggtcttgtgtggttacATTTTATGGATATGATACTAGGgcagatcttctgttgcttgatatgaccgatttTAAGGTCATCCTGGTCATGGATTGGCTATCttcatatcacgccatccttgactgccatgccaagactgttaccttagcgatgccagagttacagaggttggagtggaagggttcatctgtcagtaGATCTAGTCGAGTTatatcttttatgaaggctcggcACATGGTCGGGAAGGATTGCCTggattatctagcctatgttcgggatactaccgcagagtctccgatgattgattcagtgccagtagtttga